One part of the Chlamydiota bacterium genome encodes these proteins:
- a CDS encoding HIT domain-containing protein yields MERIWAPWRSAYVGRGAPEGCIFCDKPAAGDDRLNHIVVRGESCFSMLNRYPYNNGHLMVAPFRHAAGLEELTSAELHQLILLVKDSVALLKTALSPAGFNVGINLGMAAGAGVAGHLHVHLVPRWEGDTNFMPVTAGTKVIPQSLDEMYALLRGGKK; encoded by the coding sequence ATGGAACGGATCTGGGCGCCGTGGCGGAGCGCGTACGTCGGCCGGGGGGCGCCCGAGGGGTGCATCTTCTGCGACAAGCCCGCCGCAGGCGACGACCGCCTGAACCATATCGTCGTCCGCGGCGAAAGCTGCTTCTCGATGCTCAACCGCTACCCGTACAACAACGGACATCTGATGGTCGCGCCGTTCAGGCACGCCGCCGGCCTCGAGGAGCTGACCTCCGCGGAACTCCATCAGCTCATCCTGCTTGTCAAAGACTCCGTCGCCCTCCTGAAAACGGCGCTCTCCCCGGCGGGATTCAACGTCGGGATCAACCTCGGGATGGCGGCGGGCGCCGGGGTCGCCGGCCACCTCCATGTCCACCTGGTGCCGCGATGGGAGGGGGACACCAACTTCATGCCGGTCACGGCGGGGACCAAGGTCATTCCGCAGTCGCTCGACGAGATGTACGCCCTCCTCCGCGGAGGGAAAAAATAA
- a CDS encoding Ppx/GppA family phosphatase encodes MRTAAIDIGSNSVRLLVAERAPGGGLFVCRRGLEITRLGEGIAKGGAIAERAAERTLEAVGRLAAAAREAGAASVLAFGTAALREAANALVFIRRVRETAGIDVRVLTGGEEALLAWRGMTRVLSPPLDGVVAVDIGGGSVELAADPAGGFPVSASLPLGCVRMTERFLSSDPPAGAGMEALRRHASETLAAGMPTSIPRPATRLVGAGGTITSAATLSLGLDTYAPERIHGFALTSREVGRLAALLASLPLAPRREIRGIEAKRADILPAGLLVLGAVMEFFSVPSLTVSDEGILHAALLELSGSDQDITLRGNELRTNIP; translated from the coding sequence ATGCGCACGGCCGCCATCGACATCGGTTCCAACTCCGTCCGCCTCCTCGTCGCCGAGCGCGCGCCCGGCGGGGGGCTCTTTGTGTGCAGGCGCGGCCTCGAGATCACGCGCCTCGGAGAGGGGATCGCGAAGGGCGGCGCCATCGCGGAGCGGGCGGCGGAACGGACGCTCGAGGCGGTCGGGCGGCTGGCGGCGGCCGCCCGAGAGGCGGGGGCGGCATCCGTCCTTGCATTCGGCACCGCGGCGCTGCGCGAGGCCGCCAATGCCCTCGTCTTCATCCGCCGCGTGCGCGAGACGGCCGGGATCGATGTCAGGGTTCTGACCGGCGGGGAGGAGGCGCTGCTCGCCTGGCGCGGGATGACCCGCGTCCTTTCGCCTCCGCTTGACGGCGTCGTCGCGGTCGACATCGGCGGGGGGAGCGTCGAGCTCGCGGCCGATCCCGCCGGGGGCTTTCCCGTCTCGGCGAGTCTGCCCCTCGGCTGCGTCAGGATGACGGAGCGGTTCCTCTCTTCCGACCCGCCCGCCGGCGCCGGGATGGAGGCGCTCCGGCGGCACGCGTCGGAGACGCTGGCGGCTGGAATGCCGACCTCCATCCCGCGCCCGGCAACGCGCCTCGTCGGGGCTGGGGGCACGATCACCTCCGCCGCGACGCTCTCGCTCGGCCTCGACACCTACGCGCCCGAGAGGATCCACGGTTTCGCGCTCACGAGCCGCGAGGTCGGCCGCCTCGCCGCCCTCCTCGCCTCCCTGCCCCTCGCCCCGCGCAGGGAGATCCGCGGCATCGAGGCGAAGCGCGCCGACATCCTCCCTGCCGGCCTCCTTGTCCTGGGGGCGGTGATGGAATTCTTCTCCGTCCCGTCCCTCACCGTCAGCGACGAGGGGATCCTCCACGCCGCCCTGCTCGAGTTATCGGGGTCGGACCAAGATATCACGTTGCGCGGGAATGAGTTACGTACAAATATTCCCTGA
- the argF gene encoding ornithine carbamoyltransferase, with the protein MKVKDLVAISDLSRGEIHEIFAETKRLKDALRAGTPTPVLAGKALGMIFNKPSTRTRVSFEVGMFQLGGHALHLGMGDLQLGRGETIADTARTLSRYLDGIMIRTFRHQDVADLARHASIPVINGLTDLSHPCQILGDVYTIAEQRGLDPAEPDLGGVSVAFIGDGNNVANSWVEAAAALGFSFVICPPSGYEPNGAIWAASEKAGAKILLERDPAKAVAGADIVYTDVWASMGQEKEREERLKVFGPFQVNGRLMTKAKRGAKVMHCLPAHRGEEATDEVLDGPASIIFDQAENRLHVQKGVMSLLMGARR; encoded by the coding sequence ATGAAGGTGAAGGACCTGGTCGCGATCTCCGATCTGTCGCGCGGCGAGATCCACGAGATCTTCGCCGAAACGAAGCGGTTGAAGGACGCCCTCCGCGCGGGGACGCCGACCCCGGTGCTCGCGGGCAAGGCGCTCGGGATGATCTTCAACAAGCCGTCGACGCGCACGCGCGTCTCGTTCGAGGTCGGGATGTTCCAGCTCGGCGGGCACGCCCTCCACCTGGGTATGGGCGACCTCCAGCTCGGGCGCGGCGAGACGATCGCCGACACCGCCCGGACGCTCTCCCGCTACCTCGACGGCATCATGATCAGGACGTTCAGGCACCAGGACGTGGCGGACCTGGCGCGGCACGCGTCGATCCCGGTGATCAACGGCCTTACCGACCTGAGCCACCCGTGCCAGATACTCGGGGACGTCTACACGATCGCCGAGCAGCGCGGGCTCGATCCCGCCGAGCCCGACCTAGGCGGGGTCTCCGTCGCCTTCATCGGGGACGGGAACAACGTCGCGAACTCGTGGGTCGAGGCCGCGGCCGCGCTCGGCTTCTCGTTCGTCATCTGCCCCCCGTCGGGCTACGAGCCAAACGGGGCGATATGGGCCGCCTCGGAGAAGGCGGGGGCGAAAATCCTTCTCGAGCGCGATCCGGCGAAGGCGGTCGCCGGCGCCGACATCGTCTACACCGACGTCTGGGCGAGCATGGGGCAGGAGAAGGAGCGGGAGGAGCGGTTGAAGGTATTCGGCCCGTTCCAGGTCAACGGGCGCCTGATGACGAAGGCGAAGCGGGGCGCGAAGGTGATGCACTGTCTGCCCGCGCACCGCGGCGAGGAGGCGACCGACGAGGTCCTCGACGGGCCCGCCTCGATCATCTTCGACCAGGCGGAGAACCGGCTGCACGTCCAGAAGGGCGTCATGTCGCTCCTGATGGGGGCGCGAAGATAG
- a CDS encoding ornithine carbamoyltransferase, producing the protein MATLTGRDLLCTQDWDITELTKVLELAEDMQKNRFSKKYTSLLENKTFFMFFYNPSVRTRQSFECAATELGGHAQFLEPTSMRLKTARTAGETVEDAANVMSRYAVGLGIRILEDKISYYGQGHELLEEYAKWARIPIVSMAHDKFHPCQGLADIMGLRRHLGKNLKGKKLVQVWGRGALARSWCSVQESLLVSSRFGMDVTLAYPEGYDLDPAVIEAVKGNCARNKSKFEITHDAREGYRDAHVVYSRNWVTPEAYKSGHLDKQSEIEKASKHTEWICDDEKMKLTNDALFTHPMPVDRGSEVTDEIASGKRSIIYDVAENRLHVQKAIMALTMAGL; encoded by the coding sequence ATGGCAACACTGACCGGCAGGGACCTGCTCTGCACGCAGGATTGGGACATCACGGAGCTCACGAAGGTGCTCGAGCTCGCGGAGGATATGCAGAAGAATCGGTTCAGCAAGAAGTACACGAGTCTCCTCGAGAACAAAACCTTCTTCATGTTCTTCTACAACCCCTCCGTCCGTACCCGGCAGAGCTTCGAGTGCGCCGCGACCGAGCTCGGCGGTCACGCGCAGTTTCTCGAGCCGACGTCGATGCGCCTCAAGACGGCCAGGACCGCCGGCGAGACGGTCGAGGACGCGGCGAACGTGATGAGCCGCTACGCCGTTGGCCTCGGCATCCGCATCCTCGAGGACAAGATCTCCTACTACGGCCAGGGGCACGAGCTCCTCGAGGAGTACGCGAAATGGGCTCGCATCCCGATCGTCAGCATGGCCCACGACAAGTTCCACCCGTGCCAGGGGCTCGCGGACATCATGGGCCTCCGCCGCCACCTCGGGAAGAACCTCAAGGGCAAGAAGCTGGTCCAGGTATGGGGACGGGGAGCCCTCGCCCGGTCCTGGTGCTCGGTGCAGGAGAGCCTCCTCGTCTCCTCCCGCTTCGGGATGGACGTCACGCTCGCCTACCCGGAGGGGTACGACCTGGACCCCGCGGTGATCGAGGCGGTCAAGGGCAACTGCGCCAGGAACAAGTCGAAGTTCGAGATCACGCACGACGCGCGTGAGGGGTACCGCGACGCGCACGTGGTCTACTCCCGCAACTGGGTGACGCCGGAGGCCTACAAGTCGGGCCATCTCGACAAGCAGAGCGAGATCGAGAAGGCGAGCAAGCACACGGAGTGGATCTGCGACGACGAGAAGATGAAGCTGACCAACGACGCCCTCTTCACGCACCCGATGCCCGTCGACCGCGGGAGCGAGGTGACGGACGAGATCGCCAGCGGGAAGCGTTCGATCATCTACGACGTTGCGGAGAACCGCCTGCACGTGCAGAAGGCGATCATGGCCCTCACGATGGCGGGACTCTGA
- a CDS encoding threonine synthase: MNHVLGLRCAGCGKEFDARGMTYVCGACGKNLDVVYDYKAAGKTLTRAALAGCADRSIWRYRDLYPLEGQAGVMPLQVGWSPLYRADRLAGAVGAGALWVKDDGRNPSASFKDRASAVAVAKAVELGFDKICGASTGNAASSTACLCASIGLRPIIFVPETAPKAKIAQLLVFGAKVFAVKGTYDEAFDLCLQAAEEYGWYNRNTGYNPYTREGKKSCSFEICEQLGWEVPDLVLVPVGDGNILSGIWKGFRDLHGVGLIDRLPRLVAVQSSRSSAIADAVNGDGVVRPVRATTIADSISVDLPRDGEMAVRAVRDSTGMAVTVTDEEILEAVPLLARECGVFAEPAGAASVAGLKKLAGEGGIRGCERVVCLVTGNGLKDVDTAMRIAGKTVPIAPDLGALKKAVAAAKLA; encoded by the coding sequence ATGAACCACGTTCTGGGGTTGCGGTGCGCCGGGTGCGGGAAGGAGTTCGACGCCCGGGGGATGACGTACGTCTGCGGCGCCTGCGGGAAGAACCTCGACGTCGTCTACGACTACAAGGCCGCCGGGAAGACGCTCACGCGCGCGGCGCTCGCCGGATGCGCCGACCGTTCGATCTGGCGCTATCGAGATCTGTACCCGCTCGAGGGGCAGGCGGGCGTGATGCCGCTCCAGGTCGGCTGGTCGCCGCTCTACCGGGCGGACCGGCTCGCCGGGGCCGTCGGGGCGGGCGCGCTCTGGGTGAAGGATGACGGGCGGAACCCCAGCGCCTCGTTCAAGGATCGGGCGAGTGCGGTCGCGGTCGCCAAGGCCGTCGAACTCGGTTTCGACAAGATCTGCGGCGCCTCCACCGGAAACGCCGCCTCGTCGACCGCGTGCCTCTGCGCGAGCATCGGCCTGCGCCCCATCATCTTCGTCCCCGAGACCGCCCCGAAGGCCAAGATCGCGCAGCTCCTCGTCTTCGGCGCGAAGGTCTTCGCCGTGAAGGGGACGTACGACGAGGCGTTCGACCTGTGCCTCCAAGCCGCCGAGGAGTACGGCTGGTACAACCGGAACACCGGCTACAACCCGTACACGCGCGAGGGGAAGAAGAGCTGCTCGTTCGAGATCTGTGAACAGCTGGGCTGGGAGGTCCCGGACCTCGTTCTGGTGCCGGTGGGCGACGGCAACATCCTCAGCGGGATCTGGAAAGGGTTCCGCGACCTGCACGGCGTGGGGCTCATAGACCGGCTCCCCCGCCTCGTCGCGGTCCAGTCCTCCAGGAGCAGCGCGATCGCCGACGCGGTCAACGGCGACGGCGTCGTCAGGCCGGTCAGGGCGACCACGATCGCCGACTCCATCTCGGTCGATTTGCCTCGGGACGGCGAGATGGCGGTCCGGGCGGTGCGCGACTCCACGGGGATGGCGGTGACGGTGACCGACGAGGAGATCCTCGAGGCCGTCCCGCTCCTCGCCAGGGAATGCGGCGTCTTCGCGGAGCCGGCCGGCGCCGCGAGCGTCGCGGGCCTGAAGAAGCTCGCCGGGGAGGGCGGGATCCGCGGCTGCGAGCGCGTCGTCTGCCTCGTCACCGGCAACGGCCTCAAGGACGTGGACACGGCGATGCGGATCGCCGGGAAGACGGTGCCGATCGCGCCCGACCTCGGGGCCCTGAAGAAGGCGGTCGCGGCGGCGAAGCTGGCGTAG
- a CDS encoding zinc ribbon domain-containing protein: MPLYEYRCGSCGEVFERLERSGPPAARRACPACGAHRARRLISCFGISGAAGRGGSAGGGCAGCRPAPGRCRSCRAS; the protein is encoded by the coding sequence ATGCCGCTCTACGAGTACCGTTGCGGTTCCTGCGGGGAGGTCTTCGAACGTCTCGAGCGGAGCGGTCCGCCCGCGGCGCGACGCGCCTGTCCCGCCTGCGGGGCGCATCGAGCGCGGCGGCTCATCTCCTGTTTCGGCATTTCAGGCGCCGCGGGACGGGGCGGCTCGGCGGGGGGCGGATGTGCGGGGTGCCGGCCCGCGCCGGGGCGCTGCCGGAGCTGCCGCGCCTCGTGA
- the arcC gene encoding carbamate kinase has translation MRRIIVVALGGNAIKQADERGTAEEQFKNVETTCAQLVSMLRFGHRLVITHGNGPQAGNLLLQQEGALGEVPAQPLDIVGAMTQGQIGYMFQQTMQNMLWKEKLPLPVVSIVNQVLVSEDDPDYRDPTKPVGPFYTEDQAAKLRRERPDYVIKEVKPKSVAKRFRRVVASPDPIRNIEYVAIRRMVDAGIVVIASGGGGVPVVYDTNDNLRGTAAVIDKDKAGERLAEVVGADIFLVLTDVDAARIHFGTPQEKPVRTVTVSEMKRLCEEGHFKAGSMGPKVLAAIRFVEWGGDCAIITSLDKAVEALVGRAGTRIIPDPVKE, from the coding sequence ATGAGGAGGATCATCGTCGTGGCGTTGGGCGGAAACGCCATCAAGCAGGCCGACGAGAGGGGGACGGCCGAGGAGCAGTTCAAAAACGTCGAGACCACGTGCGCGCAGCTCGTGAGCATGCTCAGATTCGGGCACCGGCTCGTCATCACGCACGGAAACGGTCCGCAGGCGGGGAACCTTCTCCTCCAGCAGGAGGGCGCGCTGGGAGAGGTGCCGGCCCAGCCGCTCGATATCGTCGGAGCGATGACCCAGGGGCAGATCGGTTACATGTTCCAGCAGACGATGCAGAACATGCTCTGGAAGGAGAAGCTGCCGCTCCCGGTCGTCTCGATCGTCAACCAGGTGCTCGTCAGCGAGGACGATCCGGACTATCGGGACCCGACGAAGCCGGTCGGCCCGTTCTACACCGAGGACCAGGCCGCGAAACTGCGGCGCGAGCGCCCGGACTACGTCATCAAGGAGGTCAAGCCCAAAAGCGTGGCGAAACGGTTCCGCCGCGTGGTGGCATCCCCCGATCCGATCCGCAACATCGAGTACGTCGCGATCCGTCGGATGGTGGACGCCGGCATCGTCGTCATCGCCTCGGGCGGAGGCGGCGTGCCGGTCGTGTACGATACAAACGACAACCTTCGCGGCACCGCGGCGGTCATCGACAAGGACAAGGCCGGCGAGCGCCTCGCGGAGGTCGTGGGCGCCGACATCTTCCTCGTCTTGACGGACGTCGATGCGGCCCGCATCCACTTCGGCACCCCGCAGGAGAAGCCGGTCCGGACCGTCACCGTCTCCGAAATGAAGAGGCTCTGCGAGGAGGGGCACTTCAAGGCCGGCAGCATGGGGCCGAAGGTCCTCGCCGCGATCCGCTTCGTCGAGTGGGGCGGCGACTGCGCCATCATCACCTCGCTCGACAAGGCCGTCGAGGCCCTCGTCGGCAGGGCCGGGACGCGCATCATCCCGGACCCGGTGAAGGAATGA